The following is a genomic window from Haloterrigena alkaliphila.
CGGCGTACCGCGATACTCGTCGCCGAAGTAGTTCCGAACGGTCTCGCCCTTATAGCCGATCACGAGGACGATTTCGTCCGCTCCCGCGTCGACGGCCGTATCGACCGTGTGGGCCACGAGCGGCCGGTCGGCGACCGGAAGCATCGGTTTCGGTACTGCCGAGGAGAGGGGTCTGATACGTGTTCCTTCCCCCGCCGCGAGAACAACGGCTTGCATTGACGCTCTCTATCCCGAATTGCCGGATAATTATACGGCTGCTACTCCCGTCGTGCGATTCGACGGCCGGTACGGTTCGGCTGTTGGTGGCGGCGACCCGGTAGTACCGAATTTTGGTGAGCGCACGGCTCCCGTCCGGCGCGGTTCGCAACCGGCGGGGGTCGACGACCCCTGCGCTCTCGGTTTCGGACTGTCCCCTGGGTGGCCACACGCCGGGAAAATAGCTCATTAACTGAAAGAAATTCTGAATTTCAGCAGTATCAGACGATAACGCTGCTACTTTTCGAACTGTCTCTCGAGAGCGAGTCTCTCCTCTGGCTGGCGGACAACGCCGCGATAGCCGTCATTATGCAGTCTATAGTAAATACCGTTCTGTGGTTACGGGCTGTTGATGTCGACGGAACCAACCAACGCGAAGTGGACGCCGATGACGTCCGGTCAGGAAACGACTTCCCCTCGCTGTGTCAACTGTGGAAACCAGGTCACTCGGCAGTTCGCTCGCGTCTTCGGCGACAACCGTGACGTCGTCCACGCCTGTCCCGACTGTGCCACGTACCGTGAGATGAAAACGTCCGACTTCATTCCCAAGGAAGCTCGATAACTCGCTCCGTTCTCGTTCGAGGCGTCGTTCACGACCGACCCAGTGACTCGTATCGACTGCTGGAACGCCGTCGTCCGTAGCAGGGGTCTTCTCCGCTCGATGCGGTGATACCGCACAGCGTCCGTAGCGCCGGTGGCGATGTCAGAGTACGACCGGTTGGATTCGTCGCCGCGGTCGGTAGCGCCCGCCTATATTTTTGAACTGTCGATATCGTATATACGAGTCACTCGCGTTGGCCTCGCCCAGAATGAATCCACCACTGTTGGTCCGCCGACGATCCGAGCGTCCCTCCGTCAGGGTCGCGGGGCGATCGCAGACGACGCCGAGTACCGCTGGAGCAATCGCTCGCGCAGTGCGAGACGGATCCATCGAACGGTGACTCCCCCAATGAGCACGACCGAATCCGACGCCGACGTCGAGTCGGAGACCGACGACGCCGAATCGACGCCGCTTTCGGAGCTGCCGCCGAGTTCGAAGCTGGTCTACAAGGTCCTCGAGTACGAGGGCTCGATGACCCAGGAGGAAATCGCCGACGAGTCCCGGCTCTGTGCCCGGACCGTTCGGTACGCGCTCGGAAAACTCGAGACGGCGGGGCTGATCACCAGTCGCGT
Proteins encoded in this region:
- a CDS encoding DUF7563 family protein, producing MSTEPTNAKWTPMTSGQETTSPRCVNCGNQVTRQFARVFGDNRDVVHACPDCATYREMKTSDFIPKEAR
- a CDS encoding winged helix-turn-helix transcriptional regulator; translation: MSTTESDADVESETDDAESTPLSELPPSSKLVYKVLEYEGSMTQEEIADESRLCARTVRYALGKLETAGLITSRVYLEDARQSKYRLVE